One part of the Anguilla anguilla isolate fAngAng1 chromosome 11, fAngAng1.pri, whole genome shotgun sequence genome encodes these proteins:
- the LOC118208111 gene encoding YTH domain-containing family protein 1-like isoform X2, with product MSATSIDPQRSKGQASKVQNGSLHQKDTVHDNDFEPYLTGQSNQNNSYQSMTDPYMSSYYAPSIGFPYPLSEAPWSTGGDPPIPYLTPYAPLSNGDHHFMHDTVFGQPGGLGSNIYPHRFNFFPENPAFSTWGTSGSQGQQTQSSAYGGSYSYPPSSLGGTLVDGQTGFHNDTLNKAPGMNSIEQGMVGLKIGGDMAGSGVKAVGSVIGGALAGNGGTPIGMPPPKPTSWAAIASKPAKLQLKAKVKPGMPLPGGALPPPPIKHNMDIGTWDNKGPVTKVPQSHPQLPHSLTQQPPLQAPQSLLQQVALQPPPHQQLPPQPYQNHAPAPPPQTRWVAPRNRNPGYGLGGGDGCASPCGGGPGGPPGSGGPGPAVDSHPVLEKLRAAHSYNPKDFDWNVKNGRVFIIKSYSEDDIHRSIKYSIWCSTEHGNKRLDGAFRTMNAKGPVYLLFSVNGSGHFCGVAEMRSPVDYGTSAGVWSQDKWKGKFDVNWLFVKDVPNSQLRHIRLENNDNKPVTNSRDTQEVPLEKAKQVLKIIATYKHTTSIFDDFSHYEKRQEEEEVVRKNFDLAPIQNRSRLDQERQNRSKQ from the exons AATAACAGCTATCAATCCATGACTGACCCGTACATGTCCAGCTACTACGCCCCTTCCATTGGGTTCCCCTACCCTCTCAGCGAAGCCCCCTGGTCGACCGGCGGAGACCCCCCTATCCCTTACCTGACCCCCTatgcacccttgagcaatggAGATCACCATTTTATGCACGACACAGTTTTCGGACAGCCGGGGGGACTGGGGAGCAACATCTACCCTCACAGGTTTAACTTTTTCCCAGAGAACCCGGCCTTCTCCACCTGGGGCACCAGCGGCTCCCAGGGACAGCAGACTCAGAGCTCGGCCTACGGGGGCAGCTACAGCTACCCGCCCAGCTCCCTGGGGGGCACCCTGGTGGACGGGCAAACGGGCTTTCACAACGACACTTTAAACAAAGCGCCGGGCATGAACAGCATTGAGCAAGGCATGGTGGGACTGAAGATCGGGGGCGACATGGCGGGCTCCGGGGTGAAGGCGGTGGGCTCCGTTATCGGCGGGGCGCTGGCGGGGAACGGCGGGACGCCCATCGGCATGCCCCCTCCCAAGCCCACCTCCTGGGCGGCCATCGCCAGCAAGCCCGCCAAGCTGCAGCTGAAAGCCAAGGTGAAGCCGGGGATGCCTCTCCCTGGGGGagccctgcccccgccccccatcaaACACAACATGGACATCGGCACCTGGGACAACAAGGGGCCCGTGACCAAAGTGCCCCAGTCGCACCCGCAGCTCCCCCACTCCCTGACGCAGCAGCCCCCCCTGCAGGCCCCGCAGTCGCTGCTCCAGCAGGTGGCCTTgcagccccccccacaccagcaGCTGCCTCCACAGCCCTATCAGAATCAcgccccggcccctcccccgcagACCCGCTGGGTGGCCCCCCGCAACCGAAACCCGGGTTACGGCCTGGGCGGCGGGGACGGCTGCGCCTCCCCTTGCGGTGGCGGCCCTGGGGGGCCCCCCGGCTCGGGCGGGCCGGGCCCCGCCGTGGACTCCCACCCCGTCCTGGAGAAGCTGAGGGCCGCTCACAGCTACAACCCAAAGGACTTTGACTGGAACGTGAAGAACGGCCGGGTGTTCATCATCAAGAGCTACTCGGAGGACGACATCCACCGCTCCATCAAGTACTCCATCTGGTGCAGCACGGAGCACGGCAACAAGCGGCTGGACGGCGCCTTCCGCACCATGAACGCCAAGGGCCCCGTGTACCTGCTGTTCAGCGTGAACGGCAGCGGGCACTTCTGCGGCGTGGCCGAGATGCGCTCGCCCGTGGACTACGGCACCAGCGCCGGCGTCTGGTCGCAGGACAAGTGGAAGGGCAAGTTCGACGTCAACTGGCTCTTCGTCAAGGACGTGCCCAACAGCCAGCTGAGGCACATCCGCCTGGAGAACAATGACAACAAGCCCGTCACCAACTCGCGGGACACGCAGGAAGTCCCGCTGGAGAAGGCCAAGCAAGTGCTCAAAATCATCGCCACGTACAAGCACACCACCTCCATCTTCGATGACTTTTCTCATTACGAGaagaggcaggaggaggaggaggtggtccGAAAG AACTTTGATCTGGCTCCCATCCAGAACCGGTCACGACTGGATCAG GAACGTCAAAATCGAAGCAAACAATAG
- the LOC118208111 gene encoding YTH domain-containing family protein 1-like isoform X1 translates to MSATSIDPQRSKGQASKVQNGSLHQKDTVHDNDFEPYLTGQSNQNNSYQSMTDPYMSSYYAPSIGFPYPLSEAPWSTGGDPPIPYLTPYAPLSNGDHHFMHDTVFGQPGGLGSNIYPHRFNFFPENPAFSTWGTSGSQGQQTQSSAYGGSYSYPPSSLGGTLVDGQTGFHNDTLNKAPGMNSIEQGMVGLKIGGDMAGSGVKAVGSVIGGALAGNGGTPIGMPPPKPTSWAAIASKPAKLQLKAKVKPGMPLPGGALPPPPIKHNMDIGTWDNKGPVTKVPQSHPQLPHSLTQQPPLQAPQSLLQQVALQPPPHQQLPPQPYQNHAPAPPPQTRWVAPRNRNPGYGLGGGDGCASPCGGGPGGPPGSGGPGPAVDSHPVLEKLRAAHSYNPKDFDWNVKNGRVFIIKSYSEDDIHRSIKYSIWCSTEHGNKRLDGAFRTMNAKGPVYLLFSVNGSGHFCGVAEMRSPVDYGTSAGVWSQDKWKGKFDVNWLFVKDVPNSQLRHIRLENNDNKPVTNSRDTQEVPLEKAKQVLKIIATYKHTTSIFDDFSHYEKRQEEEEVVRKVTPLTCPHPPRHHEPSVLSELCSNK, encoded by the coding sequence AATAACAGCTATCAATCCATGACTGACCCGTACATGTCCAGCTACTACGCCCCTTCCATTGGGTTCCCCTACCCTCTCAGCGAAGCCCCCTGGTCGACCGGCGGAGACCCCCCTATCCCTTACCTGACCCCCTatgcacccttgagcaatggAGATCACCATTTTATGCACGACACAGTTTTCGGACAGCCGGGGGGACTGGGGAGCAACATCTACCCTCACAGGTTTAACTTTTTCCCAGAGAACCCGGCCTTCTCCACCTGGGGCACCAGCGGCTCCCAGGGACAGCAGACTCAGAGCTCGGCCTACGGGGGCAGCTACAGCTACCCGCCCAGCTCCCTGGGGGGCACCCTGGTGGACGGGCAAACGGGCTTTCACAACGACACTTTAAACAAAGCGCCGGGCATGAACAGCATTGAGCAAGGCATGGTGGGACTGAAGATCGGGGGCGACATGGCGGGCTCCGGGGTGAAGGCGGTGGGCTCCGTTATCGGCGGGGCGCTGGCGGGGAACGGCGGGACGCCCATCGGCATGCCCCCTCCCAAGCCCACCTCCTGGGCGGCCATCGCCAGCAAGCCCGCCAAGCTGCAGCTGAAAGCCAAGGTGAAGCCGGGGATGCCTCTCCCTGGGGGagccctgcccccgccccccatcaaACACAACATGGACATCGGCACCTGGGACAACAAGGGGCCCGTGACCAAAGTGCCCCAGTCGCACCCGCAGCTCCCCCACTCCCTGACGCAGCAGCCCCCCCTGCAGGCCCCGCAGTCGCTGCTCCAGCAGGTGGCCTTgcagccccccccacaccagcaGCTGCCTCCACAGCCCTATCAGAATCAcgccccggcccctcccccgcagACCCGCTGGGTGGCCCCCCGCAACCGAAACCCGGGTTACGGCCTGGGCGGCGGGGACGGCTGCGCCTCCCCTTGCGGTGGCGGCCCTGGGGGGCCCCCCGGCTCGGGCGGGCCGGGCCCCGCCGTGGACTCCCACCCCGTCCTGGAGAAGCTGAGGGCCGCTCACAGCTACAACCCAAAGGACTTTGACTGGAACGTGAAGAACGGCCGGGTGTTCATCATCAAGAGCTACTCGGAGGACGACATCCACCGCTCCATCAAGTACTCCATCTGGTGCAGCACGGAGCACGGCAACAAGCGGCTGGACGGCGCCTTCCGCACCATGAACGCCAAGGGCCCCGTGTACCTGCTGTTCAGCGTGAACGGCAGCGGGCACTTCTGCGGCGTGGCCGAGATGCGCTCGCCCGTGGACTACGGCACCAGCGCCGGCGTCTGGTCGCAGGACAAGTGGAAGGGCAAGTTCGACGTCAACTGGCTCTTCGTCAAGGACGTGCCCAACAGCCAGCTGAGGCACATCCGCCTGGAGAACAATGACAACAAGCCCGTCACCAACTCGCGGGACACGCAGGAAGTCCCGCTGGAGAAGGCCAAGCAAGTGCTCAAAATCATCGCCACGTACAAGCACACCACCTCCATCTTCGATGACTTTTCTCATTACGAGaagaggcaggaggaggaggaggtggtccGAAAGGTAACTCCACTCACCTgtccccacccaccccgccaCCACGAGCCTTCAGTTTTGTCTGAGCTTTGCTCTAACAAATAA